The stretch of DNA CTTGAGCAACGGCATTTGTTCTTTGGACGAGGGGCAAGAAAGGCTTACATTGTCCGTTCTTATTGAGTTTGACCCCCAAGGCAAAGTTTTAGACTCTGAGATTCATCCAAGCGTAATAATCAATAAAGCCCGAATGACTTACGAAAAGGTCAACAGGCTGCTTGCGGGCGATAAAAATTTAGATCCAAAATATCTGGAATATTATCCTATGCTGAAGGATATGGAAGAGCTGATGTATATCCTTAACCAAAAACGCCGCGAAAGAGGCTCTATTGACTTTGAGATACCCGAGAGCAAAATCGTTTTGGATTCAAGGGGCAAGGTAATAGATGTTATGCCTTACCCGCGCGGAGTAAGCCACAGGATAATAGAGGAATTTATGCTTGCCGCCAATGAAGCAATCGCTGAGACATTTTACCACGCCGACATACCTTTTGTTTTTAGGGTGCACGAAAATCCCACCGAAGAAAAAACCGCGGCGATGCTCGCCTTTGCGCAAGGCGCGGGCCTAAAAATAAAACTAAACAAAAACAGCGCGCTGTATCCAAAGACCGTCCAGCAAATTTTGGCGCAAGCCGAAGACAAGTCTATTTATAATATAATCAACAAGGTGGTTTTGCGCTCAATGCAAAAGGCTAGATACTGCGAGCAAAACCTCGGGCATTTTGGCTTGGCGAGCAAGCATTATTGCCATTTTACCGCGCCCATACGCCGCTATCCCGATTTGGCGATACACAGGATAATAAAAGACTTTCTCAACAACGGCTTGAAAAATATGAGAAAATATGAGAAATTTGTAATTGACGCGAGTTCCCTATCCAGCGAAAGGGAGATGGTGGCGGAAAACGCCGAAAGGGACGTAGAGGACTTGTTAAAAACCCAATTTATGAGCGAGCGCTTGGGCGAGAAATACGAGGGCATTATAAGCGGCGTTACAGAGTTTGGAGTTTTTGTGGAACTGCCCAATACCTGCGAAGGGCTTGTAAGGCTTGAAAATTTGCCCAAAGATTATTATCATTATGACCAAGCTAACTTCGCGCTTGTAGGCAAAAAGATGGTCTATCGCCTTGGCGACAAAATGGAAGTCATAGTGATCGGCGCGGACCTGGACAACAGAAAAGTTGAGTTTGCGCCGGCGTAAAAAAATCAAAAAAACGGGATTTATCGGGGATATGAATGGTATTAAGGTTATAGCCGAAAACAAAAAGGCAAGGTTTGAATATTTTGTTCTTGACGCTTACGAGGCCGGCATTGTCTTAAACGGCGACGAGGTCAAATCCATAAGACAGGGCGCGATTAACCTAAAAGACAGCTTTGCCGTAATAATAGGCGGCGAAGTGTTTTTGCGCAATTGTCATATAACGCCTTATCAAAAGGCGACTTACTTTAACAGCGAGGCGCGCCGAGACCGCAAGCTTTTGTTAAACCGTTCGGAGATCAGCAAGCTAATAGGCAAAGTCAACGAAAAAGGGCTGACGCTCATACCGCTTAAGGTTTATTTTAAGGGCAGTCTTGTAAAGGTTGAGCTTGGGCTTTGCCAAGGCAAGAAGCTGTATGACAAGCGCGAAACCCTAAAGCGCAAAACCCAAGAACTGGAAGCCCGCCGCGCTATCAAAGAATATAAATAAAGCGCCCTTAAAAGTTTAAGAGCGCTTTTTTTTGCTTTGGATATCTATCCATTACAGCAACCACCGCCGCGATAATATAGGCGCTTGCGTTTTGCCATTATACAGCAATAGCCGGCGGTTATAATCGTTAGTATTATTTTTTCTTTAACTATCTTTTTATCGCATGAGCATAGCCAGCGGCTGCTAGGCGTTTGCGTTTTTGTTTTTTGACAACTCTTTTATTCTGCAATTATCGCCAGCCTGTTAGATAAGGTTTGTATTTATTTTGACTATTTTTTGCACCATCGCCAGCGATTAAATTTTTTATTTCTTTTCTTTTACTATGCGCTTTCT from Clostridiales bacterium encodes:
- the rnr gene encoding ribonuclease R; translated protein: MLNFKDKVYEIITTQGLSGLTKNALLKKLGAKSAFETKHMGQALDELAKEGKLVAQDSKKIRKYFLPQKINAYKGKIQGNARGFGFFVSSELGEDVFIPPKAMNRAAHGDTVMVKVNKQKAQGQSLEGEVLTILERGVKRTVGRFYARQNKNYGFVTPDDHNFYYDIFIPADSFNGAKNGQKVVVQITGYPENSKNPEGKIIEVLGDLGQKGIDILSIIRSYDLYEEFDQNVLENARKVSIPITQKDLAQRQDYRDWKTITIDGEDAKDLDDAVSLYKDKKGHFLLGVHIADVSHYVKPNSPLDKEALKRGTSVYFADRVLPMLPKDLSNGICSLDEGQERLTLSVLIEFDPQGKVLDSEIHPSVIINKARMTYEKVNRLLAGDKNLDPKYLEYYPMLKDMEELMYILNQKRRERGSIDFEIPESKIVLDSRGKVIDVMPYPRGVSHRIIEEFMLAANEAIAETFYHADIPFVFRVHENPTEEKTAAMLAFAQGAGLKIKLNKNSALYPKTVQQILAQAEDKSIYNIINKVVLRSMQKARYCEQNLGHFGLASKHYCHFTAPIRRYPDLAIHRIIKDFLNNGLKNMRKYEKFVIDASSLSSEREMVAENAERDVEDLLKTQFMSERLGEKYEGIISGVTEFGVFVELPNTCEGLVRLENLPKDYYHYDQANFALVGKKMVYRLGDKMEVIVIGADLDNRKVEFAPA
- the smpB gene encoding SsrA-binding protein SmpB: MNGIKVIAENKKARFEYFVLDAYEAGIVLNGDEVKSIRQGAINLKDSFAVIIGGEVFLRNCHITPYQKATYFNSEARRDRKLLLNRSEISKLIGKVNEKGLTLIPLKVYFKGSLVKVELGLCQGKKLYDKRETLKRKTQELEARRAIKEYK